The Flavobacteriales bacterium genome window below encodes:
- the lysS gene encoding lysine--tRNA ligase, translated as MALSEQEIIRREALAELKKLGIDPYPADLFEVNTSAASIKKYYQVDKTVYKNVSLAGRIMSKRIMGKASFAELQDSTGRIQIYVNRDEICPGDDKTLYNAVFKKLMHIGDIVGIKGYVFTTQVGEISIHVTELTMLTKSLRPLPLPKTDAEGKVHDAFTDPEKRYRQRYVDLVVNPHVREAFMKRTQLTNSMRNFLNHKGYMEVETPILQPLYGGAAARPFKTHHNTLDITLYLRIANELYLKRLIVGGFDGVYEFAKDFRNEGMSRFHNPEFTQMELYVAYKDYEWMMNFVEEMVEKIALDLHGTTEVPCGEHVINFQRPWKRYTMYGAIEEFTGVDVSEMDEDEMRAAAKKLGVEVEDSMGCGKLIDEIFGEHCEPKLIQPTFITDYPVEMSPLAKKHRTEEGLVERFEAICNGKEICNAFSELNDPIDQRARFEEQLELGKRGDDEAMVLDEDFLRAIEYGMPPTAGLGIGIDRLSVIMTNSNSIQDVLFFPQMKPEKKAPVVTAAEFEAIGVPAEWAPHFLEKFGTVDAMRELKHTQVHQQMNGLRKKKKLDIPALQLDEVEGWMG; from the coding sequence ATGGCATTGAGCGAACAGGAAATCATCCGCCGTGAGGCACTGGCCGAATTGAAGAAACTGGGCATTGACCCGTATCCGGCCGATCTATTCGAAGTCAACACCTCAGCTGCATCGATCAAGAAGTACTACCAAGTCGACAAAACGGTCTACAAGAACGTTTCGCTCGCGGGCCGCATCATGAGCAAGCGCATCATGGGTAAGGCTTCGTTCGCCGAGCTGCAAGACAGCACCGGGCGCATTCAGATCTACGTGAATCGCGACGAAATTTGCCCGGGAGATGATAAGACCCTCTACAACGCGGTCTTCAAAAAGCTGATGCACATCGGCGATATCGTGGGCATCAAAGGGTATGTATTTACAACGCAAGTTGGGGAGATCTCGATCCACGTGACCGAGCTCACCATGCTGACCAAGTCGCTCCGCCCGCTACCTTTGCCCAAGACCGACGCCGAGGGCAAAGTACACGATGCCTTTACCGACCCCGAGAAGCGGTATCGCCAGCGCTACGTCGATTTAGTCGTGAATCCACATGTGCGCGAGGCCTTTATGAAACGTACGCAGCTCACGAATTCCATGCGGAATTTCCTCAACCATAAAGGGTACATGGAGGTCGAAACGCCCATCTTGCAGCCACTGTATGGCGGGGCCGCGGCGCGTCCTTTTAAAACGCACCACAACACGCTCGACATCACGCTCTACCTGCGCATTGCGAACGAGCTGTATTTGAAAAGGTTGATCGTGGGCGGATTCGATGGCGTGTACGAGTTTGCCAAAGACTTCCGCAACGAGGGAATGAGCCGTTTCCACAATCCGGAGTTCACGCAAATGGAACTCTACGTAGCGTACAAAGACTACGAGTGGATGATGAACTTCGTGGAGGAGATGGTCGAAAAGATCGCCCTCGACCTGCACGGCACTACGGAAGTCCCTTGCGGTGAGCACGTGATCAACTTCCAGCGTCCCTGGAAGCGCTACACCATGTACGGGGCCATTGAGGAATTCACCGGTGTGGACGTGTCCGAAATGGACGAAGACGAAATGCGCGCCGCGGCCAAAAAACTCGGCGTGGAGGTCGAAGACAGCATGGGCTGCGGAAAACTCATCGACGAGATCTTTGGCGAGCACTGCGAACCCAAGTTGATTCAGCCCACCTTCATCACCGACTACCCTGTGGAGATGTCGCCGCTGGCCAAAAAGCACCGTACGGAAGAAGGACTCGTAGAGCGCTTCGAAGCCATTTGCAACGGAAAAGAGATCTGTAACGCGTTCTCTGAATTGAACGACCCCATTGATCAGCGCGCTCGTTTTGAAGAGCAGCTCGAACTCGGCAAGCGCGGCGACGACGAAGCCATGGTCTTGGACGAAGACTTTTTGCGGGCTATTGAATATGGCATGCCGCCTACTGCGGGATTAGGAATCGGGATCGATCGTTTGAGCGTGATCATGACCAACAGCAACAGTATTCAGGACGTGCTGTTTTTCCCACAAATGAAACCGGAGAAAAAGGCTCCAGTCGTAACCGCCGCTGAATTCGAAGCCATTGGCGTTCCGGCGGAGTGGGCTCCTCATTTTCTGGAGAAATTCGGAACCGTAGACGCCATGCGCGAGCTCAAACACACACAGGTACATCAGCAAATGAACGGCCTGCGCAAAAAGAAGAAACTCGACATTCCGGCGCTCCAGTTGGATGAAGTTGAGGGTTGGATGGGGTAA
- a CDS encoding bifunctional phosphoglucose/phosphomannose isomerase, producing the protein MKQLIQDFPNHLADALHIAHQASLKPAAREIRQVVITGLGGSGIGGTIVADLMRDRCKVPIVVNKGYDLPAFVNPYTLALVSTYSGNTEETLSALKRADSRGAEIGIITSGGSALEYAKSKGCHHIVVPGGNPPRSMFGYSFVQLLKYLSHYGLVDSEVLSDVSHAIQLLEEEGAALRAAGTDLAGFLRNKMPVVYASDGFEGVAIRFRQQFNENSKMVGYTGMVPEMNHNELVGWAGGDDRIAVVFFRNESDDPRIQKRMEINQEIIRRNTPHIMEVWSKGGNDIERALYLIHLGDWASYDLSELNDVDVMEIKVIEYLKSELAKFKS; encoded by the coding sequence ATGAAACAGCTGATCCAAGACTTTCCGAATCACCTCGCCGATGCACTGCATATCGCACATCAGGCCAGTCTTAAACCGGCGGCGCGCGAAATTCGCCAAGTGGTGATCACCGGCCTCGGCGGATCGGGCATTGGCGGTACCATCGTCGCCGACCTCATGCGCGATCGCTGCAAGGTGCCCATCGTAGTGAACAAGGGCTACGACCTGCCTGCATTCGTGAATCCGTATACGCTGGCGCTGGTAAGCACGTACAGCGGCAATACCGAAGAGACTTTGAGCGCCCTCAAACGGGCGGATTCTAGAGGCGCGGAGATCGGCATCATCACCTCAGGAGGTTCGGCTCTCGAGTACGCCAAGTCGAAAGGATGCCACCACATCGTGGTGCCGGGGGGTAACCCACCGCGCTCGATGTTCGGGTACAGTTTTGTGCAGTTGTTGAAGTATTTAAGTCACTACGGACTCGTGGATTCTGAGGTGCTTAGTGATGTGAGCCACGCCATACAGTTGCTCGAAGAGGAGGGAGCCGCGCTTCGTGCCGCAGGCACAGATTTGGCTGGTTTTTTACGTAATAAAATGCCGGTGGTGTATGCCTCGGACGGATTCGAGGGTGTGGCCATTCGGTTTCGCCAGCAGTTCAACGAGAACAGCAAAATGGTGGGCTACACGGGCATGGTACCCGAAATGAACCACAACGAGCTCGTAGGTTGGGCCGGTGGCGACGATCGCATTGCGGTGGTTTTCTTTAGAAATGAAAGTGACGATCCGCGCATTCAGAAACGCATGGAGATCAACCAAGAGATCATTCGCCGCAACACACCGCACATTATGGAGGTTTGGAGTAAGGGCGGAAACGACATTGAGCGCGCTTTGTACCTGATTCATCTGGGCGATTGGGCCAGTTATGATCTTTCGGAGCTCAACGACGTTGATGTTATGGAGATCAAAGTGATAGAATACCTGAAGAGCGAACTGGCGAAATTCAAATCATGA
- the lipB gene encoding lipoyl(octanoyl) transferase LipB yields MNVTTHFQDLGVIEYKKAWDYQQRLFDGTVQMKFDNRKLPEEERRTTRNYLLFCEHPHVYTLGKSGDMANLLVKEEKLKEIEASYFPINRGGDITYHGPGQIVAYPIFDLDYFFTDIHKYLRYLEDVIIKVLERYDLKGERSPGETGVWLDVGTPKARKICAMGIKASRWVTMHGLAFNVNSNLEYFNYIVPCGITDKAVTSLDVEVDRKLDYEVVKGQVKEAFKVGFGLEYV; encoded by the coding sequence ATGAACGTAACGACCCATTTCCAGGATCTGGGGGTCATCGAGTATAAAAAAGCGTGGGACTATCAGCAGCGATTGTTCGATGGTACCGTGCAGATGAAATTCGATAACCGCAAACTTCCCGAAGAAGAGCGGCGGACCACCCGGAATTATTTACTGTTTTGCGAACACCCGCACGTGTACACGCTCGGTAAGAGCGGCGACATGGCGAACCTGCTCGTGAAAGAAGAAAAGCTGAAAGAGATCGAGGCGAGCTATTTTCCGATCAATCGAGGAGGGGACATCACCTACCACGGACCGGGGCAAATCGTGGCCTATCCGATCTTCGATCTCGATTATTTTTTTACCGATATCCACAAATACCTGCGCTACCTCGAAGACGTGATCATCAAGGTGCTGGAGCGGTACGATCTCAAGGGCGAGCGCTCGCCCGGCGAAACAGGAGTGTGGCTCGATGTCGGCACCCCCAAAGCCCGCAAGATCTGCGCCATGGGCATCAAGGCCTCCCGCTGGGTTACCATGCACGGACTGGCGTTCAATGTGAACTCCAATTTGGAGTATTTCAACTACATAGTGCCGTGTGGTATCACCGACAAAGCAGTCACCTCACTCGATGTAGAAGTCGATCGAAAGCTCGATTACGAAGTGGTGAAAGGGCAGGTAAAGGAAGCCTTCAAAGTGGGTTTTGGCTTGGAGTATGTTTAA
- a CDS encoding alpha/beta fold hydrolase encodes MKLASIIQGEGEPLVILHGLFGMPDNWKTLAGDFAEQFEVHLIDQRNHGRSPHSDEHNYTVMAEDLLEYFEEHGIDKGHVMGHSMGGKTAMRFAMDHPERVDKLVVVDIGPQFYPIHHREILDALLSVDLERAQSRREAQNQLAQGIKDIGIQQFLLKNLHWVEKESLGWRFNLHGLNDQISNVGEALGNGEVYEGPTLFIAGGDSDYIDGGTFAHIREHFTQAVVETVEGAGHWVHAQRPKELFSLVLEFLG; translated from the coding sequence ATGAAATTAGCCTCCATCATACAAGGCGAGGGCGAACCCCTCGTTATTTTACACGGCTTATTCGGCATGCCGGACAACTGGAAGACCCTCGCCGGTGATTTTGCCGAGCAATTTGAGGTTCACCTCATCGATCAGCGGAACCACGGTCGGTCACCTCACAGTGACGAACATAATTATACGGTTATGGCCGAAGACTTGCTCGAGTATTTTGAAGAGCACGGCATCGACAAAGGGCACGTTATGGGGCATTCGATGGGAGGTAAAACGGCGATGCGTTTCGCCATGGACCACCCGGAGCGGGTCGATAAACTTGTTGTGGTGGACATTGGTCCGCAGTTTTATCCGATCCATCATCGTGAAATTCTGGACGCCCTACTCTCTGTCGACCTCGAAAGGGCACAATCGCGCCGCGAGGCGCAAAACCAGCTGGCCCAAGGCATTAAAGATATAGGCATACAGCAATTTTTACTGAAGAACCTGCATTGGGTCGAGAAGGAGAGCCTCGGTTGGAGGTTCAATTTGCACGGGCTCAACGATCAGATTTCGAATGTCGGTGAAGCACTGGGGAACGGGGAAGTCTACGAAGGGCCCACGCTGTTCATTGCGGGGGGCGATTCAGATTACATTGACGGAGGCACCTTTGCCCACATCCGGGAACATTTTACCCAGGCGGTCGTTGAAACCGTTGAAGGCGCAGGGCATTGGGTACATGCGCAGCGACCGAAGGAGCTCTTTTCACTTGTATTGGAATTTTTGGGCTAA
- a CDS encoding pyridoxine 5'-phosphate synthase — protein sequence MTKLSVNINKVATLRNARGGNVPNVLQVALDAERFGTQGITVHPRPDERHIRYSDVRELKPKLTTEFNIEGYPAPEFMKLVMEMKPEQVTLVPDPPGVLTSNAGWDTLEKGEFLKGIITHLKARGIRTSIFLDPKPELVEAAAATGSDRIELYTEAYAVGHTEGRKEDAIKPYVKTAEAASAAGLGINAGHDLDLKNLNYFAMNIPGLLEVSIGHALISDALYYGLENTIQMYRLQLTEL from the coding sequence ATCACTAAACTCAGCGTCAACATCAACAAGGTAGCAACCCTGCGCAATGCGCGGGGTGGAAACGTACCGAACGTACTCCAGGTGGCCCTCGATGCTGAGCGTTTTGGCACCCAGGGAATCACGGTGCATCCACGACCCGATGAGCGCCATATTCGCTACAGCGATGTGCGCGAGCTCAAACCAAAGTTGACCACGGAATTCAACATCGAGGGTTATCCGGCCCCTGAATTCATGAAGTTGGTCATGGAAATGAAACCGGAGCAAGTCACCTTAGTGCCGGATCCACCCGGGGTGCTCACTTCGAATGCGGGTTGGGACACTCTGGAAAAAGGCGAGTTCTTGAAAGGTATCATTACCCATTTGAAGGCGCGTGGCATACGAACGTCGATCTTTCTGGATCCTAAACCGGAGCTGGTCGAGGCGGCCGCGGCAACGGGATCGGATCGGATCGAGTTGTACACGGAGGCTTATGCGGTGGGCCATACCGAGGGTCGCAAAGAAGATGCGATAAAGCCTTATGTAAAAACAGCGGAGGCGGCCTCAGCGGCCGGATTAGGTATCAATGCCGGACATGATCTCGATCTTAAGAATTTGAACTACTTCGCCATGAATATCCCTGGATTGCTCGAAGTTTCAATAGGACACGCACTTATCAGCGATGCGCTTTACTACGGACTCGAGAACACCATTCAGATGTACCGCTTACAATTGACCGAACTTTAA
- a CDS encoding CBS domain-containing protein produces the protein MLSKQVLQTEIEPITRSDSGLYALGIMDEYKVEHLPVVEGGLLVGLVSELDLLDMHRPEGSLAEQEVTITHVSVNAEEHCFKAIELMGEMSLTCLPVVDRENKYAGYITARHLVECMGELTASQEPGGILILELNQNDYSLSEIAQIVESNDAKVLSMYLSKHTDSTKMEVTLKINRPDLAAIIQTFERYEYRITATYDQSDDTEEMQHRFGLFMNYLNM, from the coding sequence ATGCTGAGCAAACAAGTACTTCAAACAGAGATCGAACCGATCACTCGTTCCGATTCAGGCCTCTACGCCTTGGGGATCATGGACGAGTATAAAGTTGAACACCTTCCAGTGGTGGAGGGCGGACTTCTCGTGGGCTTGGTTAGCGAGCTCGATTTGCTCGATATGCATAGGCCCGAAGGATCATTGGCCGAACAAGAAGTGACCATTACCCATGTGTCCGTTAACGCTGAGGAGCATTGTTTTAAAGCCATAGAGCTGATGGGCGAAATGTCCTTAACCTGTCTCCCGGTGGTCGATAGGGAGAATAAATACGCCGGCTACATAACCGCGCGTCATTTGGTCGAGTGTATGGGCGAACTCACCGCTTCGCAAGAGCCCGGTGGAATTTTGATCCTCGAGCTCAACCAAAACGATTATAGCTTATCGGAGATCGCTCAGATCGTAGAGTCGAACGATGCCAAAGTGCTGAGTATGTATTTAAGTAAACATACCGACAGCACTAAGATGGAGGTAACCTTGAAGATCAACCGGCCCGATTTGGCCGCGATCATTCAGACCTTCGAGCGATACGAGTACCGAATTACGGCCACCTACGATCAGAGTGACGATACCGAAGAGATGCAGCACCGATTCGGGCTGTTCATGAACTATTTGAACATGTGA
- a CDS encoding NAD kinase — MRVGIYGKEISQEHRPFAEELFECLKRSGCDLVAYTRFVQRNADKWSDDNFDGTFNDHFDMMRKKVDVLISLGGDGTMLDSTMLVVNSGVPIMGVNFGRLGFLANNAREDVSRAIKQLTSREYECEPRSVIRLESQRDLFEGMNFALNEMTVSRKDTTAMITIHVYLKNELLNTYWADGLIISTPTGSTGYSLSCGGPIIMPGSQNFVLTPIAPHNLTVRPFVLSDQSELRIRVEGRSSEHLVSLDSRVRSITSEDELVVKRANFDIQLVRFNGQNFSETLRNKLMWGIDKRN; from the coding sequence ATGCGCGTTGGAATCTACGGTAAAGAGATATCTCAGGAACATCGGCCCTTCGCCGAGGAACTCTTTGAGTGCCTGAAGCGATCGGGTTGCGACCTCGTAGCCTACACGCGATTCGTTCAGCGAAATGCCGATAAATGGAGCGACGATAACTTCGACGGCACCTTCAACGACCATTTCGACATGATGCGCAAGAAGGTCGATGTCTTGATCAGTTTGGGAGGCGACGGTACGATGCTCGATTCGACCATGCTCGTCGTCAATTCAGGAGTTCCCATTATGGGGGTGAACTTCGGCCGACTCGGATTTCTGGCGAACAACGCCCGGGAAGACGTGAGTAGAGCCATCAAACAACTCACTTCAAGAGAATACGAATGTGAACCCAGGAGCGTCATTCGACTCGAATCGCAGCGCGATCTCTTCGAAGGGATGAATTTTGCACTGAACGAAATGACCGTAAGCCGTAAGGATACCACGGCCATGATCACGATTCACGTTTATCTTAAGAACGAGCTACTCAATACTTACTGGGCCGATGGACTCATCATTTCGACTCCAACCGGTTCAACAGGCTATTCGCTCAGCTGCGGTGGGCCAATTATAATGCCGGGTTCGCAGAACTTCGTGCTTACCCCAATTGCACCGCATAACTTGACCGTTCGACCGTTCGTACTTAGCGATCAGAGCGAACTGCGGATACGCGTCGAAGGACGCAGCTCAGAGCACCTGGTTTCCCTTGACTCGCGGGTACGAAGCATCACTTCGGAAGACGAACTCGTAGTCAAACGAGCCAATTTTGACATTCAGCTCGTTCGATTCAATGGACAAAACTTCTCGGAGACCCTGCGGAATAAACTGATGTGGGGTATAGACAAGAGGAATTGA
- a CDS encoding carbon-nitrogen hydrolase family protein — MKGSIRENMLNHLGFIEQAIGLDADLIIFPELSITNYEPSLARELAIGNGAEPFRSIQELSNSGNISVGMGMPTIEKGEVFISMLIYQPHEMRKVYSKQLLHDDEQPYFTSGKEQVYLFVNDIKVAVGICYETLQREHFENAWGRDFDVYVASVAKSQNGIKKAHEHFSKISGEFKTPILMSNSIEPSDDFTAAGQSAVRNENGMLLEQLDDRSEGILWFDTRSSQTGVEMRN; from the coding sequence TTGAAAGGGAGTATTCGTGAGAATATGCTGAACCACTTGGGCTTTATTGAACAGGCGATCGGGCTCGATGCGGATTTGATCATTTTTCCGGAACTGTCTATCACGAACTACGAACCAAGCTTAGCTCGAGAGTTGGCGATTGGAAACGGTGCCGAACCTTTTAGGTCCATTCAAGAATTATCCAATTCAGGTAATATATCTGTGGGCATGGGTATGCCAACGATAGAGAAGGGTGAGGTTTTCATTAGTATGCTGATCTACCAACCGCACGAAATGAGAAAGGTGTATTCCAAACAGCTGCTTCATGACGATGAGCAGCCATATTTCACAAGTGGTAAGGAGCAAGTCTACCTGTTCGTAAATGACATCAAAGTTGCGGTCGGAATCTGCTACGAAACGCTTCAGAGGGAGCATTTCGAGAACGCTTGGGGGAGGGATTTTGACGTATACGTTGCGAGTGTGGCCAAATCGCAAAATGGAATTAAAAAAGCGCACGAACACTTTTCTAAAATATCGGGTGAATTCAAAACTCCGATCCTTATGTCCAATAGCATCGAACCATCAGATGATTTCACCGCAGCAGGTCAGAGTGCTGTCCGGAATGAGAACGGTATGCTACTCGAACAGCTCGATGATCGAAGTGAAGGGATTTTGTGGTTCGATACACGATCGAGCCAAACGGGGGTCGAAATGCGAAATTGA
- a CDS encoding outer membrane beta-barrel protein, producing MRRIATLIIVLAASFSSRAQSPDIGLWIGGSQYYGDVGIINSFYMPEDLAFGVFIRWNFNDHLALRTGVGFGGVRAADSLSEVPFRVNRNLSFRSDIFEADARLELNFWPYIIGVPEKHSMYVFAGIGFFTFEPQALYQDTWWDLQPLNTEGQGTVLAPDLEEYRTWSLSVPFGIGYKANIGRRFAVSVEFGARRTFTDYIDDVSGRYVDPDQLDGINGAVAAALSDRSLNREAGEDNTYFMRGNRETNDWYFISAISLSFKIFDKPERCHDFDD from the coding sequence ATGCGCAGAATCGCGACCTTGATCATAGTGTTGGCCGCTTCGTTCAGCTCACGGGCACAATCGCCCGATATTGGGCTGTGGATCGGTGGATCTCAGTACTACGGAGACGTGGGTATCATCAACTCGTTCTACATGCCCGAAGACTTGGCCTTTGGAGTCTTTATTCGATGGAACTTCAACGACCACTTAGCTTTGCGCACTGGTGTTGGTTTTGGCGGAGTGAGGGCAGCTGATTCACTTAGTGAGGTTCCTTTTAGGGTCAACCGCAACCTTAGCTTCCGTTCAGACATCTTTGAAGCAGATGCGCGGCTCGAATTGAACTTTTGGCCGTATATCATCGGAGTACCGGAAAAGCACAGTATGTACGTTTTCGCCGGTATCGGCTTCTTTACTTTTGAACCGCAGGCCTTGTACCAAGACACTTGGTGGGACCTGCAGCCATTGAATACTGAAGGGCAGGGTACCGTTTTGGCTCCCGATTTGGAGGAATACAGGACTTGGAGTTTGTCCGTACCTTTTGGGATCGGATATAAAGCCAATATTGGTCGGCGATTTGCCGTTTCCGTGGAATTCGGGGCTAGAAGGACCTTTACGGATTACATCGATGACGTGAGTGGCCGCTATGTTGATCCCGATCAGCTCGATGGAATCAATGGAGCCGTGGCTGCAGCTTTGAGCGATCGCAGCTTGAATAGAGAGGCAGGAGAGGATAATACTTATTTCATGCGCGGGAATCGCGAGACGAATGATTGGTACTTTATCTCGGCTATCTCGTTGAGTTTTAAGATTTTTGACAAACCGGAGCGTTGTCACGACTTCGACGACTAA